Proteins encoded by one window of Synechococcus sp. MVIR-18-1:
- the bchL gene encoding ferredoxin:protochlorophyllide reductase (ATP-dependent) iron-sulfur ATP-binding protein, with protein sequence MTTTLTRPADGDGSVQVHQEPGTKIEEGALVIAVYGKGGIGKSTTSSNLSAAFSKLGKRVLQIGCDPKHDSTFTLTHKMVPTVIDILEEVDFHSEELRPEDFMFTGYNGVKCVESGGPPAGTGCGGYVTGQTVKLLKEHHLLEDTDVVIFDVLGDVVCGGFAAPLQHANYCLIVTANDFDSIFAMNRIVQAIQAKAKNYKVRLGGVIANRSVGTDQIDKFNERTGLRTMAHFQDVDAIRRSRLKKCTIFEMDENEEGVKAVQEEYIRLANNMLHNVEPLEAVSLKDREIFDLLGFD encoded by the coding sequence ATGACCACAACTCTCACCCGTCCGGCGGATGGTGACGGCAGTGTTCAGGTTCATCAGGAACCAGGGACAAAAATTGAAGAGGGAGCTCTTGTCATTGCCGTCTATGGCAAAGGTGGCATTGGCAAATCCACCACCTCATCCAACCTGTCTGCCGCATTTTCAAAATTAGGAAAACGCGTGCTCCAGATTGGCTGTGATCCCAAGCACGACAGCACTTTCACCCTCACCCATAAAATGGTGCCAACGGTGATTGACATCCTCGAGGAGGTGGACTTTCACAGCGAGGAGCTCCGCCCCGAAGACTTCATGTTCACGGGATACAACGGCGTGAAATGCGTGGAGAGCGGAGGGCCGCCTGCAGGAACCGGTTGCGGTGGCTACGTCACCGGCCAAACCGTGAAGTTGCTTAAAGAGCACCATCTTCTTGAAGACACCGATGTGGTGATCTTTGACGTGCTGGGAGACGTGGTCTGCGGAGGCTTCGCTGCACCGCTTCAACATGCGAACTATTGCTTGATCGTGACCGCCAACGATTTTGATTCCATCTTCGCGATGAACCGAATCGTGCAAGCGATCCAAGCCAAGGCGAAGAATTACAAAGTACGCCTGGGAGGAGTAATAGCCAATCGCTCCGTTGGTACGGACCAGATCGATAAATTCAATGAACGTACGGGCCTGCGTACGATGGCTCATTTCCAGGATGTGGACGCTATTCGACGTTCACGCCTGAAGAAATGCACCATTTTTGAAATGGATGAAAACGAGGAAGGAGTGAAAGCTGTTCAAGAGGAATACATCCGCTTGGCCAACAACATGCTCCAC